The proteins below come from a single Lepeophtheirus salmonis chromosome 4, UVic_Lsal_1.4, whole genome shotgun sequence genomic window:
- the Mon1 gene encoding vacuolar fusion protein MON1 homolog A — MASLPSSVSFSLEAPSAEDSALTSDLSKMDLGNCIIATDDNINITEEEDRNTSLSMSKKNDVEVEEDEEEEEEEEEEFLDARDDLSPNLEKESITDKEWRCQEKHFFVLSEAGKPIYSRHGDENELASLTAVMQALVSFVQDLDDSIKCISFDDAQISFLIKPPLILLGTTRRAESHSQMITQLTYIYNQILSVLTLKQLNKIFEKKKSYDLRIMLGGAERLLTHLISAFQTDPSFMLNSVRVLHLPSSVRDSISNAIHMTLSKTKNVVFVVLMAENHLVTLIRMKQYYIHSADLHILFNFVNSSESLKNSESWTPICLPKFNSNGFLHAHVSYLKEDVPVCLLMLTVQKDIFFELSEAKKKIVGILEKNNAIPAMMESLKTCHFDAKSIGVPEIRHFLYKSKVSGQFTSTTYSPPYNLEEDKRRLVDLYFILNNRLHSANRPSKLIYYAGTLENIMCWATPTFDIYATFDPLTSRIVSINAVNKLLRWIKKEEGSLFINSAPTF; from the exons ATGGCTTCCCTTCCATCTTCGGTGAGTTTTTCCTTGGAGGCCCCTTCGGCAGAAGACTCTGCACTTACCTCGGATTTGAGTAAGATGGATCTGGGAAATTGTATTATTGCAACTGATGATAACATTAACATCACTGAGGAGGAGGATCGAAATACTTCTTTATCCATGAGTAAAAAGAATGATGTCGAAGTGGAAGAAGacgaagaagaagaggaagaagaagaagaggagttTCTTGATGCAAGGGATGATTTAAGTCCAAATCTGGAGAAAGAATCAATCACGGACAAAG AGTGGAGATgtcaagaaaaacatttttttgttctaagtGAAGCAGGGAAACCCATCTACTCCCGCCATGGCGATGAAAATGAATTGGCATCGTTGACTGCTGTGATGCAAGCCCTTGTTTCTTTTGTACAAGACTTGGATGACTCCATTAAATGCATCAGTTTCGATGATGCTCAAATCTCATTTCTCATCAAGCCCCCTCTCATCCTCTTAGGAACGACGAGAAGGGCAGAAAGTCATTCACAAATGATAACACAACTCACATATATCTACAATCAAATCCTCTCAGTTCTTACACTGAAGCaacttaacaaaatatttgaaaagaagaaaagttatGATCTTCGAATCATGTTGGGGGGTGCTGAAAGACTTTTGACTCATTTGATCAGTGCGTTTCAAACAGATCCCTCCTTTATGTTAAATTCTGTTAGAGTCCTACATTTACCCTCCTCTGTGAGAGACTCAATTTCGAATGCCATACATATGACCTTATCTAAGACTAAAAACGTTGTTTTTGTAGTTCTAATGGCAGAAAATCATCTTGTGACACTCATTAG GATGAAGCAATACTATATCCATTCAGCTGATCTTCATATTCTATTCAACTTTGTTAATTCATCTGAATCCCTTAAGAACTCTGAGAGTTGGACTCCCATTTGTCTCCCAAAGTTTAACTCTAACGGATTTCTGCATGCTCACGTctcatatttaaaagaagaCGTTCCTGTTTGTCTTTTAATGCTGACCGTTCAAAAGGATATATTCTTCGAGCTCTCAGAGGCAAAGAAAAAGATCGTTGGA ATTCTTGAAAAGAACAATGCTATCCCTGCCATGATGGAAAGCCTTAAAACATGTCATTTTGATGCTAAAAGCATCGGTGTTCCAGAAATACGGCATTTCCTCTACAAGTCCAAAGTCTCTGGACAATTCACTTCAACTACATATAGCCCACCCTATAATTTAGAAGAGGACAAGCGACGATTGGTggatctatattttatattgaacaaTCGTTTACATTCAGCCAATCGAccttcaaaattgatttattatgcTGGCACCTTGGAGAACATTATGTGTTGG gCAACCCCTACATTCGATATTTATGCAACCTTTGATCCTCTTACGAGTCGGATAGTTTCTATTAATGCCGTCAATAAACTCCTTCGATGGATAAAGAAGGAGGAAGGATCTCTTTTTATCAACTCCGCACCgactttttga
- the LOC121115754 gene encoding tRNA modification GTPase GTPBP3, mitochondrial: protein MLNNIILSRSLNFWLRSNRYLSTIYAVSSGFGKCGVSIVRVSGPNASLSLKMLSPMAAKSLRNPRKAVFTPIQNPYSSDLLDRGLVLWFPSPNSFTGEDCVEYHVHGSVAVLRELIRLFGSFDDHKHAEAGEFTKRAFTNGKLDLTKVDGLADLIHAETEEQRKQAIRQMEGGLYSLYQSWTTKIINVLSQIEALIDFSESEHLDPNLENIIKTGISKLIHEILLHINDFRVGERIRNGVRVVIVGKPNVGKSSLLNLLLQRPAAITSPLPGTTRDLLQFQIDLGGYPVIITDTAGLRSDSHDPIENQGIERAKNEANTADIIINLMDINDSENEEFTHDNVIDVYNKIDLAPTVYSVPKGTFPISVLHSKGINPLLESLTIKVQELCQSSGSSTSPSLTRMRYQTHCKKAVEFLEKAQTGDLENNTDVVAHYCRLAMREIESIVGKIDPELIFDVIFADFCIGK from the exons ATGTTAAACAACATTATCTTGAGTAGGAGTTTGAATTTTTGGCTCCGCAGTAATCGATATCTTTCAACAATATATGCGGTGTCTTCTGGATTTGGAAAATGTGGAGTATCTATTGTTAGAGTTTCTGGACCAAACGCATCCCTCTCCTTGAAGATGCTCTCTCCAATGGCAGCAAAATCATTACGAAACCCGAGGAAGGCTGTTTTTACACCGATTCAAAATCCTTATTCATCAGATCTGTTGGATCGAGGACTAGTTCTTTGGTTTCCTTCCCCAAATAGTTTTACTGGAGAGGATTGTGTTGAGTATCATGTACATGGAAGTGTTGCTGTTTTACGAGAACTCATTAGACTTTTTGGCTCATTCGATGATCACAAACATGCTGAGGCGGGAGAATTTACAAAACGAGCATTTACGAACGGGAAACTTGATTTGACTAAAGTTGATGGGCTTGCAGATCTCATTCATGCAGAAACTGAGGAACAGCGTAAACAAGCAATCAG aCAAATGGAAGGGGGTCTATATAGTCTCTATCAAAGTTGGACCACGAAGATTATTAATGTTCTTTCCCAAATTGAGGCCCTCATAGACTTTTCAGAATCGGAGCATTTAGACCCCAATTtggaaaatatcattaaaacagGAATATCCAAACTAATTCACGAAATACTTTTACACATCAATGATTTTAGAGTTGGAGAAAGGATTCGTAATGGCGTTAGAGTAGTTATTGTTGGAAAACCTAATGTTGGAAAGAGCTCCTTGCTTAATCTACTACTACAGAGACCAGCAGCAATTACTTCTCCACTTCCAg GAACTACTCGCGACTTGTTACAGTTTCAAATTGATCTGGGTGGATATCCAGTCATTATTACGGATACAGCAGGATTAAGATCTGATTCGCATGATCCAATCGAAAATCAAGGTATAGAAAGAGCCAAGAACGAGGCCAATACtgctgatattattattaatttaatggaCATAAATGATTCAGAAAATGAGGAGTTCACCCATGATAATGTGATAGATGTTTATAATAAGATAGATTTGGCACCTACTGTCTACTCAGTACCCAAAGGTACTTTTCCTATTTCAGTTCTACATTCAAAAGGAATAAATCCTTTATTGGAATCCTTGACTATTAAAG TGCAGGAGTTGTGTCAGTCTAGTGGAAGTTCCACTTCGCCCTCGCTTACACGAATGCGCTATCAGACACATTGTAAAAAAGCCGTTGAATTCTTAGAAAAGGCGCAAACTGGAGATTTAGAGAACAACACGGACGTTGTTGCTCATTATTGTCGATTGGCTATGCGAGAAATTGAGAGTATTGTTGGAAAAATTGATCCAGAATTGatttttgatgttatatttGCAGACTTCTGTATAGGGAAATAA